The following coding sequences lie in one Oceanicola sp. 502str15 genomic window:
- the xdhB gene encoding xanthine dehydrogenase molybdopterin binding subunit: MSVAKPLPHDAAPLHVTGAARYVDDIPVPANTLHLAFGTSAKARASVTALDLTKVRAAPGVVAVLTADDLPAANDVSPSAHDEPLLAEGEVYYIGQPIFLVVATSHLAARKAARLAEITYAEHPALLTIDDALAAGSRFEEGPREYARGDLAAGFAAAATVVEGTLEMGGQEHFYLEGQAALALPQEGGDMVVHSSTQHPTEIQHKVAEALGVAMNAVRVEIRRMGGGFGGKESQGNALACACAVVAAQTGRPAKMRYDRDDDMMITGKRHDFRITYRAGVDAEGKLTAVDFTQYARCGWAQDLSLPVADRAMLHADNAYFIPNVRIVSHRLKTHTQSATAYRGFGGPQGMLGIERVMDHLAVAVGCDPLALRQKNFYASGGRYLEQENEPVVPSTAGVEEDLTSRGAVATGEPDRVVAVPVGAQTTPYGQPVVDSVCRELVAALCEKADYAGRRAAVAAWNAENPVLKRGLALTPVKFGISFTLTHLNQAGALVHVYQDGSIHMNHGGTEMGQGLFQKVAQVAASRFGVPLSRVKITATDTGKVPNTSATAASSGSDLNGMAVAAACDELKARIGAFLAEVHQADPAEVRFEGDAVHVGADVLPWEKAIAEAYVGRVSLSATGYYKTPSISWDRIKGQGRPFFYFAYGAALTEVVIDTLTGENRMLRVDILHDAGSSLNPALDIGQVEGGFIQGAGWLTTEELVWDAKGRLTTHAPSTYKIPACSDRPPVFNVALWPNENREATIYRSKAVGEPPFMLGISALMALSDACAACGPHYPGLEAPATAEHVLEAIGRARAGGNG; the protein is encoded by the coding sequence ATGAGCGTTGCCAAGCCGCTCCCGCATGATGCCGCCCCCCTGCATGTCACCGGCGCGGCCCGCTATGTCGATGACATCCCGGTGCCCGCCAACACGCTCCACCTCGCCTTCGGCACCTCTGCCAAGGCCCGCGCCAGCGTCACCGCGCTCGACCTCACGAAGGTTCGCGCCGCCCCCGGCGTGGTCGCCGTTCTGACAGCGGATGACCTCCCCGCCGCCAATGATGTATCCCCCTCCGCCCATGACGAGCCCCTGCTCGCCGAGGGCGAGGTCTATTACATCGGCCAGCCGATCTTCCTCGTGGTCGCCACCAGCCACCTCGCCGCCCGCAAGGCCGCCCGGCTCGCCGAGATCACCTATGCCGAGCACCCTGCCCTCTTGACCATCGACGACGCGCTCGCCGCAGGCAGCCGCTTCGAGGAAGGCCCGCGCGAATACGCCCGCGGCGACCTTGCGGCGGGTTTCGCCGCCGCCGCGACCGTGGTGGAGGGCACGCTGGAAATGGGCGGGCAGGAGCACTTCTACCTCGAAGGCCAGGCCGCGCTAGCCCTGCCGCAGGAGGGCGGCGACATGGTGGTGCACAGCTCCACCCAGCACCCCACCGAAATTCAGCACAAGGTCGCCGAGGCCCTAGGCGTGGCGATGAACGCCGTGCGGGTCGAGATCCGCCGCATGGGCGGCGGCTTCGGCGGCAAGGAAAGCCAGGGCAACGCGCTCGCCTGCGCCTGCGCCGTGGTCGCTGCGCAAACCGGCCGCCCCGCGAAAATGCGCTATGACCGCGACGACGACATGATGATCACCGGCAAGCGCCACGATTTCCGCATCACCTACCGCGCCGGGGTCGACGCCGAGGGCAAGCTGACGGCGGTCGACTTCACCCAATACGCCCGCTGCGGCTGGGCGCAGGACCTCTCCCTGCCCGTGGCCGACCGGGCGATGCTGCACGCCGACAACGCCTATTTCATCCCCAACGTGCGGATCGTGTCGCACCGGCTGAAAACCCACACCCAGAGCGCCACCGCCTACCGCGGCTTTGGCGGCCCGCAGGGGATGCTGGGGATCGAGCGGGTGATGGACCATCTCGCCGTGGCTGTCGGCTGTGATCCTTTGGCGCTGCGCCAGAAGAACTTTTATGCCTCCGGCGGGAGATATTTGGAGCAAGAAAATGAACCGGTGGTGCCTTCTACGGCAGGGGTCGAGGAGGATCTGACCTCGCGGGGGGCCGTGGCGACGGGCGAGCCCGACAGGGTTGTGGCGGTGCCTGTTGGCGCGCAGACCACACCCTATGGCCAGCCGGTGGTGGATTCGGTGTGCCGCGAGTTGGTGGCGGCCCTGTGCGAGAAGGCCGATTACGCCGGGCGGCGGGCGGCGGTGGCGGCTTGGAACGCCGAAAACCCGGTGCTCAAGCGCGGGCTGGCGCTGACGCCGGTGAAGTTCGGCATCTCCTTCACCCTCACCCATCTCAATCAGGCCGGCGCGCTGGTGCATGTCTATCAGGACGGCTCGATCCACATGAACCACGGCGGCACCGAGATGGGGCAAGGGCTGTTCCAGAAGGTGGCGCAGGTGGCGGCCTCGCGCTTCGGGGTGCCTCTGAGCCGGGTCAAGATCACCGCCACTGACACCGGCAAGGTGCCCAACACCTCCGCCACGGCGGCCAGTTCCGGCAGCGATCTCAACGGCATGGCCGTCGCCGCCGCCTGCGACGAGCTGAAGGCGCGGATCGGGGCCTTTCTGGCCGAGGTGCATCAGGCCGACCCCGCCGAGGTGCGTTTTGAGGGCGATGCGGTGCATGTGGGCGCCGATGTGCTCCCTTGGGAAAAGGCGATTGCCGAGGCCTATGTGGGCCGCGTTTCGCTTTCCGCCACGGGCTATTACAAGACGCCCTCGATCAGCTGGGACCGCATCAAGGGCCAAGGCCGCCCGTTCTTCTACTTCGCCTATGGCGCGGCGCTCACCGAGGTGGTCATCGACACGCTCACCGGCGAAAACCGGATGCTGCGCGTCGACATCCTGCATGACGCCGGAAGCTCGCTGAACCCCGCGCTCGACATCGGGCAGGTCGAGGGCGGCTTCATTCAGGGCGCGGGCTGGCTCACCACCGAAGAGCTGGTCTGGGACGCCAAGGGCCGCCTCACCACCCACGCCCCCTCCACCTACAAGATCCCCGCCTGCTCCGACCGCCCCCCGGTGTTCAACGTCGCCCTCTGGCCGAACGAAAACCGCGAGGCCACGATCTACCGCTCCAAGGCGGTGGGCGAGCCGCCCTTCATGCTCGGGATTTCAGCCCTCATGGCGCTGTCAGACGCCTGCGCCGCCTGCGGGCCGCACTACCCCGGCCTCGAAGCGCCCGCGACCGCCGAGCATGTGCTCGAGGCCATCGGCAGGGCGCGTGCGGGGGGCAATGGATGA
- a CDS encoding SlyX family protein, whose protein sequence is MTDRLEEELAHITRAVEDLHEMVLTQGKRLDTMERRVGLLMKRAAESEADNAGGVVMGDERPPHY, encoded by the coding sequence ATGACCGATCGCCTCGAAGAAGAACTCGCCCATATCACCCGTGCCGTCGAAGACCTGCACGAAATGGTGCTCACCCAGGGCAAGCGTCTCGATACCATGGAGCGCCGGGTGGGGCTGTTGATGAAACGCGCCGCCGAGAGCGAGGCCGACAATGCAGGTGGCGTGGTCATGGGCGACGAGCGCCCGCCCCACTACTGA
- a CDS encoding SRPBCC family protein yields MTPAINPEVDLTLTRQIKASPATLWKCFITPELLCEWFVPAPWKCADAVIEPHPGGRFFSLFKGPEGEEMANEGAVLLAEPEHRLVFTDFFKAGFVPNETPFMLADITLTPKDGGTEYKAIVRHRTPEDCQKHADMGFDQGWGAAADQLATLAENL; encoded by the coding sequence ATGACCCCCGCGATAAACCCCGAAGTCGACCTCACCCTCACGCGCCAGATCAAGGCCTCCCCCGCCACGCTCTGGAAATGCTTCATCACCCCCGAGCTGCTCTGCGAATGGTTCGTCCCCGCGCCGTGGAAATGCGCCGACGCGGTGATCGAGCCCCACCCCGGCGGCCGCTTCTTCAGCCTCTTCAAAGGCCCGGAGGGCGAGGAAATGGCCAACGAGGGGGCCGTCCTGCTGGCCGAACCCGAGCACCGCCTCGTCTTCACCGACTTCTTCAAGGCAGGCTTCGTGCCCAACGAAACCCCCTTCATGCTCGCCGACATCACCCTCACCCCCAAGGACGGCGGCACCGAGTACAAGGCCATCGTGCGCCACCGCACGCCGGAAGATTGCCAGAAACACGCCGACATGGGCTTCGATCAAGGCTGGGGCGCCGCAGCCGACCAGCTGGCTACCCTCGCGGAGAATCTCTGA
- the dnaE gene encoding DNA polymerase III subunit alpha: MATPRFIHLRVHTEYSLLEGAVPVKKLAGLCEKAEMPAVAVTDTNNMFAALEASVTLSGAGVQPIMGCQVDLEYEQPAPGGKPIAPAPVVLLAQSERGYEALMKINSCLYLRGDGSLPHVTLEDLEAHSADVICLSGGPDGPVGRLLRAGQRAKADLLVDGLARIYGDRLYIELQRHPGEDGLPEAEQASERGHVEMAYAKGIPLVATNDVYFPKPEIYEAHDALICIAEGAYVDQQEDRRRLTAQHYFKSASEMATLFADLPEALENTVEIAKRCAFMAYRRDPILPKFAENEVAELRRQANEGLQARLAVIPHAASVEEYQERLDFELDIIEGMGFPGYFLIVADFIKWSKDNGIPIGPGRGSGAGSLVAYALTITDLDPLRYALLFERFLNPERVSMPDFDIDFCMDRREETIRYVQEKYGRDRVGQIITFGALLSKAAVRDVGRVLQMPYGQVDRLSKMIPVEGVKPVSIEKALATEERLREEARAEEVVDRLLTYGQQVEGLLRNASTHAAGVVIGDRPLDELVPLYQDPRSDMPATQFNMKWVEQAGLVKFDFLGLKTLTVIQNAVDLINGGGRDIHIAPDGTELYEPPEGAVNEINAIPLDDERSYKLYASAKTVAVFQVESSGMMDALRRMKPDCIEDIVALVALYRPGPMENIPTYCEVKNGQREIESVHPLIDHILEETQGIIVYQEQVMQIAQVMAGYSLGGADLLRRAMGKKIKEAMDAERPKFEKGAAENGVEKKKASEVFDLLEKFANYGFNKSHAAAYAVVSYQTAWLKANHPVEFMAAVMNCDIHLTDKLAVYAEEVRRGLDIEIVPPCVNRSLETFSVVEGKVVYALGALKNVGADAMRLIVEARDGREFVSLFDFARRVDLKKIGKRPLEMLARAGAFDLLDPNRHRVFAALDPLVNYSAAIHDQRASAQVSLFGEAGDDLPEPRLPSVDDWMVGERLGEEHRAIGFYLSGHPLDDYMGPLKKQGVKTLEQVSLDVQRSPALVKLAGSVAGRQERKSARGNRFAFVQLSDPTGLYEVTLFSEALEKSRDFLETGANVVVTCEATMEADQLKLLGRSVAPIDAVAAQAGRSDIMLYLDDIAAAPAVKSLLDRAEADGASKSRGAVSLCLMAADLPGEVHLELQGDFPVNPQIKSALKSLGGVVTVEDI; this comes from the coding sequence ATGGCCACTCCCCGATTCATCCATCTGCGCGTTCATACCGAATACTCTCTGCTGGAGGGGGCGGTGCCGGTGAAAAAGCTCGCGGGGCTCTGCGAGAAGGCCGAGATGCCTGCGGTTGCGGTGACCGACACCAACAACATGTTCGCGGCGCTGGAGGCGAGCGTGACGCTTTCGGGCGCGGGGGTGCAGCCGATCATGGGCTGCCAGGTGGACCTGGAATATGAGCAGCCCGCGCCGGGCGGGAAGCCGATTGCCCCGGCGCCCGTGGTGCTGCTGGCCCAGAGCGAGCGCGGCTACGAGGCGTTGATGAAGATCAACTCGTGCCTCTATCTGCGCGGCGACGGGAGCCTGCCGCATGTGACGCTGGAAGATCTGGAGGCACATTCTGCGGATGTGATCTGTCTCAGCGGCGGGCCGGACGGGCCGGTGGGGCGGCTGCTGAGGGCCGGGCAGCGGGCGAAGGCGGATTTGCTGGTGGACGGGCTGGCGCGGATTTACGGCGACCGGCTCTACATCGAGTTGCAGCGGCATCCGGGCGAGGACGGGCTGCCCGAGGCCGAGCAGGCGAGCGAGCGGGGCCATGTGGAAATGGCCTATGCCAAGGGCATTCCGCTGGTGGCGACGAATGACGTGTATTTCCCCAAGCCCGAGATCTACGAGGCCCATGACGCGCTGATCTGCATCGCCGAGGGCGCCTATGTGGACCAGCAGGAAGACCGGCGGCGGCTGACGGCGCAGCACTATTTCAAGAGCGCCTCCGAGATGGCGACCCTCTTTGCCGACCTGCCGGAAGCGCTTGAGAATACGGTGGAAATTGCGAAGCGTTGCGCCTTCATGGCCTATCGGCGCGACCCTATCCTGCCCAAGTTCGCCGAGAACGAGGTGGCGGAGTTGCGGCGGCAGGCCAACGAGGGGTTGCAGGCAAGGCTGGCGGTGATCCCGCATGCGGCGAGCGTGGAGGAATATCAGGAGCGGCTCGACTTTGAGCTCGACATCATCGAGGGCATGGGCTTTCCCGGCTACTTCCTGATCGTGGCCGACTTCATCAAGTGGTCGAAGGACAACGGCATTCCGATTGGCCCCGGGCGGGGTTCGGGCGCGGGCAGCCTCGTGGCCTATGCGCTGACGATCACCGACCTCGATCCGCTGCGCTATGCGCTGCTGTTCGAGCGGTTCCTGAACCCCGAGCGGGTGAGCATGCCCGACTTCGATATCGACTTCTGCATGGACCGACGGGAAGAGACGATCCGCTATGTGCAGGAGAAATACGGGCGCGACCGGGTGGGGCAGATCATCACCTTCGGGGCGCTGCTCTCCAAGGCGGCGGTGCGCGACGTGGGCCGTGTGCTGCAAATGCCCTATGGGCAGGTGGACCGGCTGAGCAAGATGATCCCGGTGGAGGGCGTAAAGCCGGTTTCCATCGAGAAGGCTTTGGCGACCGAGGAACGGCTGCGCGAGGAGGCTCGGGCGGAGGAGGTTGTTGACCGGCTGCTGACCTATGGACAGCAAGTGGAGGGGCTGCTGCGCAACGCCTCGACCCACGCGGCGGGTGTGGTGATTGGCGACCGCCCGCTTGATGAGCTGGTGCCGCTCTATCAGGACCCGCGCTCCGACATGCCGGCGACCCAGTTCAACATGAAATGGGTCGAGCAGGCCGGGCTGGTGAAATTCGACTTTCTCGGCCTTAAGACGCTGACGGTGATCCAGAACGCGGTTGATCTGATCAACGGCGGGGGGCGCGACATTCATATCGCGCCGGATGGCACCGAGCTTTACGAGCCGCCCGAGGGGGCGGTGAACGAGATCAACGCGATCCCGCTGGATGATGAACGCAGCTACAAGCTCTACGCCTCCGCCAAGACGGTTGCTGTGTTTCAGGTGGAAAGCTCGGGGATGATGGATGCGCTGCGGCGCATGAAGCCCGACTGCATCGAAGATATCGTGGCGCTGGTGGCGCTCTACCGGCCCGGCCCGATGGAGAATATTCCGACCTATTGCGAGGTGAAGAACGGGCAGCGCGAGATCGAGTCGGTCCATCCGCTGATCGACCATATCCTCGAAGAGACCCAGGGCATCATCGTTTACCAGGAACAGGTGATGCAGATTGCCCAGGTGATGGCGGGCTACTCCCTTGGCGGCGCCGACCTGCTGCGCCGGGCCATGGGCAAGAAGATCAAGGAGGCAATGGACGCCGAGCGGCCCAAGTTCGAAAAGGGCGCGGCGGAGAACGGGGTGGAGAAGAAGAAGGCCAGCGAGGTCTTCGACCTCCTGGAGAAGTTCGCCAACTACGGGTTCAACAAGTCGCACGCTGCGGCCTATGCGGTGGTGAGCTACCAGACCGCATGGCTGAAGGCGAACCATCCGGTGGAGTTCATGGCCGCGGTGATGAACTGCGATATCCACCTGACCGACAAGCTCGCCGTCTATGCCGAGGAGGTGCGGCGGGGGCTGGATATCGAGATCGTGCCGCCCTGCGTGAACCGCTCGCTGGAAACCTTCTCTGTGGTGGAGGGCAAGGTCGTTTACGCGCTGGGCGCGCTGAAGAACGTGGGCGCGGATGCGATGCGGCTGATCGTGGAGGCGCGGGACGGGCGCGAGTTTGTTTCGCTCTTCGATTTTGCCCGCCGCGTGGACCTGAAGAAGATCGGCAAGCGCCCGCTCGAAATGCTGGCACGCGCCGGGGCGTTCGACCTGCTCGACCCGAATCGGCACAGGGTCTTTGCCGCCCTCGATCCGCTGGTGAACTACTCTGCCGCGATCCACGATCAGCGGGCATCCGCTCAGGTTTCGCTGTTCGGCGAGGCCGGTGACGACCTGCCCGAGCCGCGCCTGCCGAGCGTCGATGACTGGATGGTGGGCGAGCGGCTGGGGGAGGAACACCGGGCGATCGGTTTCTACCTATCCGGGCATCCGCTGGACGATTATATGGGCCCGCTGAAGAAGCAGGGTGTGAAGACGCTGGAGCAGGTTTCGCTCGACGTGCAGCGCTCGCCGGCGCTGGTGAAGCTGGCCGGCTCGGTGGCCGGGCGGCAGGAGCGGAAATCGGCACGGGGCAACCGCTTTGCCTTTGTGCAACTCTCTGATCCGACTGGCCTTTACGAGGTGACCCTGTTCTCGGAAGCGCTGGAGAAATCACGCGACTTTCTGGAGACCGGCGCCAATGTGGTGGTGACCTGCGAGGCCACCATGGAGGCCGACCAGCTCAAGCTGCTTGGCCGCTCGGTGGCCCCCATCGACGCGGTGGCGGCGCAGGCCGGGCGCAGCGACATCATGCTCTACCTTGACGATATCGCCGCCGCCCCCGCTGTGAAGTCCCTGCTCGACCGGGCCGAGGCCGATGGCGCCTCGAAAAGCCGGGGCGCGGTGAGCCTTTGCCTGATGGCGGCCGATCTGCCGGGGGAGGTCCACCTTGAGCTGCAAGGGGATTTTCCGGTAAATCCGCAGATCAAAAGCGCCCTGAAGTCTCTGGGCGGCGTTGTGACTGTCGAAGATATCTAA
- the xdhA gene encoding xanthine dehydrogenase small subunit, which produces MDITFLLNGETVDLRGADPTTTVLDYLRETRGLKGTKEGCNEGDCGACTIMTRDPAGSWAAQNACIMLLPHLHGREVRTVEGVAAPDGTLHPVQSAMVAQHGSQCGFCTPGFITSMAAAHAAGAQDFNDKLAGNLCRCTGYAPIVRAAVAAAQAPVPPHLAAPSSLETPPQPTIPETADALAAWYAAHPQATLIAGATDVGLWVTKRLAELKEVAFLHRVADLNYVEVTEAEIRIGATTPIAKLREVIAPYHPSLAELFRRYGSEQVRQAATLGGNIANGSPIGDSPPALIALGATLHLRHGDKRRSLPLEEFFIDYGKQDRAPGEFVEAVSLPRQPDTLRCYKLSKRFDQDISAVCGCLAITVEDGTVIRARIAFGGMAGTPKRAAAAEAVLTGQPWSEATVTDAMTALLADFQPLSDMRASAAYRMEAAQNMLRRYWLETTGAATSVLEVQP; this is translated from the coding sequence ATGGACATCACGTTTCTTCTCAACGGAGAGACCGTGGACCTGCGCGGCGCAGACCCCACAACCACCGTGCTCGACTACCTGCGCGAAACGCGCGGGCTGAAGGGCACCAAGGAAGGCTGCAACGAGGGCGACTGCGGCGCCTGCACCATCATGACCCGCGACCCCGCTGGATCATGGGCCGCCCAGAACGCCTGCATCATGCTCCTGCCCCACCTGCACGGGCGCGAGGTCCGCACCGTCGAAGGCGTCGCCGCCCCCGATGGCACCCTGCACCCGGTGCAATCCGCCATGGTCGCGCAGCACGGCTCGCAATGCGGCTTCTGCACGCCGGGCTTCATCACCTCCATGGCCGCCGCCCACGCGGCCGGCGCGCAGGATTTCAACGACAAGTTGGCCGGCAACCTCTGCCGCTGCACCGGCTACGCCCCCATCGTCCGCGCCGCCGTGGCCGCCGCGCAAGCGCCCGTCCCGCCTCATCTCGCCGCCCCCTCTTCGCTCGAAACCCCTCCGCAACCGACCATCCCCGAAACCGCCGATGCGCTGGCCGCATGGTATGCCGCCCACCCGCAGGCCACGCTCATCGCAGGCGCCACCGATGTCGGCCTTTGGGTCACAAAGCGGCTGGCGGAGTTGAAGGAGGTCGCCTTCCTCCACCGCGTTGCCGACCTGAACTACGTGGAGGTGACCGAGGCCGAAATCCGCATCGGCGCCACCACCCCCATCGCCAAGCTGCGCGAGGTCATCGCACCCTATCACCCGAGCCTCGCCGAACTCTTCCGCCGCTACGGCTCCGAGCAGGTCCGCCAGGCCGCCACCCTCGGCGGCAATATCGCCAACGGCTCCCCCATCGGCGACAGCCCCCCTGCCCTCATCGCGCTCGGCGCGACCCTCCACCTGCGCCACGGCGACAAACGCCGCAGCCTGCCGCTCGAAGAGTTCTTCATCGACTACGGCAAGCAAGACCGCGCGCCCGGCGAATTTGTCGAGGCCGTCAGCCTGCCGCGCCAGCCCGACACCCTGCGCTGCTACAAGCTCTCCAAACGCTTCGATCAAGACATTTCCGCCGTCTGCGGCTGCCTTGCGATCACCGTCGAAGATGGCACCGTCATCCGCGCCCGCATCGCCTTCGGCGGCATGGCCGGAACGCCCAAACGCGCCGCCGCCGCCGAGGCCGTGCTCACCGGCCAGCCTTGGAGCGAAGCCACCGTCACCGACGCGATGACCGCCCTGCTGGCCGATTTTCAGCCGCTCTCCGACATGCGCGCCTCCGCCGCCTACCGCATGGAAGCGGCGCAGAACATGCTGCGCCGCTACTGGCTGGAAACCACCGGCGCCGCCACCTCGGTGCTGGAGGTGCAGCCATGA
- a CDS encoding metalloregulator ArsR/SmtB family transcription factor: MANQLDSFFSAIADPTRRAVIERLTRGPAAVSELHAPHNIALPTFLKHLKVLENAGLVHSTKQGRVRTVHIEAEPLAEAEHWLTTQRTLWEGRLNRLSALAERLEKGGDA, encoded by the coding sequence ATGGCTAACCAACTCGACAGCTTCTTCAGCGCCATCGCAGACCCCACCCGCAGGGCCGTGATCGAGCGCCTCACCCGTGGCCCCGCCGCCGTCTCCGAGCTGCACGCGCCGCACAACATCGCCCTGCCCACCTTTCTCAAGCACCTGAAAGTGCTCGAAAATGCCGGACTGGTTCATTCCACCAAACAGGGCCGCGTGCGCACCGTCCATATCGAGGCGGAACCGCTGGCCGAGGCCGAGCATTGGCTCACCACCCAACGCACACTCTGGGAAGGCCGTCTCAACCGCCTCTCCGCCCTTGCAGAACGGCTCGAAAAAGGAGGCGACGCATGA
- a CDS encoding glutaminase: MNLPDLLARLDAHAHAAADWGQVATYIPELAQVDPAQFAISVVLADGTLHSAGQSQTRFSIQSVSKVFTLACVLSRIGESLWARVGREPSGDRFDSMLLLEQEQGRPRNPFINAGALVTTDELLAGRAPRDALSEILGFIRAASGDDDIHIDSEVAHSEATTGFRNVALANYLKSYDNLKNMPEMVLGTYFHQCAIEMTTEQLARAGRGIAGLPGAPLLLSAVKRRRIAALMMTCGHYDGSGDFAFRTGLPGKSGVGGGILVAVPGVASVAVWSPGLNAWGNSKVGTEAIEALAQETGWSVFG, from the coding sequence ATGAACCTGCCCGATCTCCTCGCGCGCCTCGACGCGCACGCCCATGCCGCCGCCGACTGGGGGCAGGTCGCCACCTATATCCCCGAACTGGCGCAGGTCGATCCGGCGCAGTTTGCCATTTCGGTCGTGCTCGCCGACGGCACCCTGCATTCGGCGGGCCAGTCGCAAACCCGCTTTTCCATCCAGTCCGTCTCCAAGGTCTTCACGCTGGCCTGCGTGCTCTCGCGCATCGGCGAGTCGCTCTGGGCGCGTGTGGGCCGCGAGCCCTCGGGCGATCGGTTCGATTCCATGCTGCTGCTCGAGCAGGAGCAGGGCCGCCCGCGCAATCCCTTCATCAACGCCGGCGCGCTGGTGACAACCGATGAGCTCCTCGCAGGCCGCGCCCCGCGCGATGCCCTCTCCGAGATCCTCGGCTTCATCCGCGCCGCCTCCGGCGATGATGACATCCACATCGATTCCGAGGTCGCCCATTCTGAGGCCACCACCGGCTTTCGTAACGTGGCGCTCGCCAACTACCTCAAAAGCTACGACAACCTGAAGAACATGCCCGAGATGGTGCTCGGCACCTACTTCCACCAATGCGCCATCGAGATGACCACCGAGCAACTCGCCCGCGCCGGGCGCGGCATCGCCGGGCTGCCGGGCGCGCCGCTTCTGCTCTCCGCGGTCAAACGCCGCCGCATCGCCGCGCTGATGATGACCTGCGGCCATTATGACGGCTCGGGCGACTTTGCCTTCCGCACCGGCCTGCCCGGCAAATCCGGGGTCGGCGGCGGCATCCTCGTAGCGGTGCCGGGCGTCGCCTCCGTCGCCGTCTGGTCGCCCGGCCTCAACGCCTGGGGCAACTCCAAGGTCGGCACCGAGGCCATCGAGGCGCTGGCGCAGGAAACCGGCTGGTCGGTCTTCGGATAA
- a CDS encoding SRPBCC domain-containing protein translates to MTALKHDTLTLTRSIAAPPARLFPLMTQPEFRAEWGAPTENTRLDILEADIRPGGRELSRCGPADNPEFEVTTDFHHLDAPTLLIFTETIRIEGAPISCGLCSIEITPEGAGSHLTVTAQLASLIGDEMAEGYTQGWTAALTNLAQLAERQTA, encoded by the coding sequence ATGACCGCCCTCAAGCACGACACCCTCACCCTGACCCGCAGCATTGCGGCGCCGCCCGCACGCCTCTTCCCGCTGATGACCCAGCCCGAATTCCGCGCTGAATGGGGCGCCCCCACCGAGAACACCCGGCTCGATATCCTCGAAGCCGACATTCGCCCCGGCGGCCGCGAGCTTTCTCGCTGCGGCCCCGCCGACAACCCCGAGTTCGAAGTCACCACCGACTTCCACCACCTCGACGCCCCCACGCTGTTGATCTTCACCGAAACCATCCGCATTGAGGGCGCCCCCATCTCCTGCGGCCTCTGCTCCATCGAGATCACCCCCGAGGGCGCCGGAAGCCACCTCACCGTCACCGCCCAGCTCGCCAGCCTCATCGGCGACGAAATGGCCGAGGGCTACACCCAAGGCTGGACCGCCGCCCTCACCAACCTTGCCCAGCTCGCAGAAAGACAAACCGCATGA